A genomic window from Salvia miltiorrhiza cultivar Shanhuang (shh) chromosome 5, IMPLAD_Smil_shh, whole genome shotgun sequence includes:
- the LOC130986539 gene encoding proline-rich receptor-like protein kinase PERK3 isoform X6, producing the protein MQQIGSYWTNRQLKQEIKHCVDELRCNIVVMKNSQPNVLRLNLTSPNDLQTPFYTAASFPIRDSKKLQSPNVKDMARVSSREDPNASSSRMSTKNILSTPDTASSVYVVCENNPLYQGLSKGNYPPDRLITLGAESETSRNQRFLIAQNHTVDENGSDLGNTDEISRSTYTLARTETGPYSDEGIEINQNSDGDYAYNSSIREAVSFRATSPIPPPLCILCKSKAPRFGEPPKQFHYKELEEATNGFSHTNFLAEGRFGLVHRGVLRNGLIIAVKQLKFAGPERDADFCREVCVLSCAQHRNVVLLIGFCIQGKKRLLVYEYICNRSLDFHLHVAVKGNPVLDWQARLKIAIGTARGLRYLHEDCRVGCIIHRNLRPSKILLTHDFEPLVADFGLARLHDEWESCESNQIVGASWYLAPELFSGGKLTEKVDVYAFGLVLLELITGQRAHDLQYCSDNQFLLDHIRALATAETPHIFGYNNQLLDPRLVPYQLQPMLPYELHAMGYAASLCLQEDPDLRPPMSKVVKMLEGGSPASCRDSVGCRSGHLQGFNTNA; encoded by the exons ATGCAGCAAATTGGGTCATATTGGACAA ACAGGCAGTTGAAGCAAGAGATAAAACATTGCGTGGATGAATTGCGCTGCAATATTGTAGTCATGAAGAATTCCCAGCCAAATGTTCTTCGGCTCAATCTAACGAGCCCAAATGATCTTCAAACACCTTTCTACACTGCCGCTTCTTTCCCTATTAGGGATAGTAAGAAATTGCAGAGCCCAAATGTGAAGGATATGGCCCGTGTTAGCAGTCGTGAGGACCCAAATGCTTCCTCCTCAAGAATGTCAACCAAAAATATATTATCAACTCCTGACACCGCATCTTCTGTCTACGTCGTTTGTGAAAATAATCCACTTTATCAAGGATTAAGTAAAGGTAACTATCCACCTGATAGACTTATCACACTCGGTGCAGAATCAGAAACTTCTCGGAATCAGAGGTTCTTGATTGCTCAGAATCACACAGTTGATGAAAATGGCTCAGATCTCGGAAACACAGATGAGATCTCTAGGAGTACGTATACCTTAGCCAGGACTGAAACAGGGCCATATAGTGACGAAGGAATTGAAATCAATCAAAATTCTGATGGAGATTATGCATATAACTCTAGCATCCGGGAAGCTGTTTCTTTTAGAGCAACTTCCCCAATTCCCCCTCCTTTATGTATTCTTTGTAAATCCAAGGCTCCAAGATTTGGAGAACCTCCAAAGCAGTTTCATTACAAAGAGCTAGAGGAAGCTACAAATGGTTTCTCACACACAAACTTTTTAGCAGAaggtcggttcggtttggttcaCAGAGGGGTTCTGAGGAATGGATTGATCATAGCAGTGAAGCAACTAAAGTTTGCTGGGCCTGAGAGAGATGCTGATTTCTGCAGGGAAGTATGCGTACTGAGTTGTGCTCAGCACCGAAACGTAGTGTTGCTTATTGGTTTTTGCATTCAGGGGAAGAAGAGACTGTTGGTGTATGAGTACATCTGCAATCGCTCGTTGGACTTTCATTTACATG TTGCAGTAAAAGGAAATCCTGTTCTTGATTGGCAAGCTCGTTTGAAGATAGCTATTGGGACTGCAAGAGGACTACggtatcttcatgaagattgcAGGGTGGGATGTATAATTCACAGAAATTTGCGGCCAAGCAAAATCCTATTAACTCATGATTTTGAACCTCTG GTTGCTGATTTTGGACTGGCAAGATTGCATGATGAGTGGGAGTCCTGTGAAAGTAACCAAATTGTAGGAGCTTCATG GTATCTTGCACCAGAATTATTCAGTGGTGGAAAACTGACTGAGAAAGTTGACGTATACGCCTTTGGCCTGGTATTATTGGAGCTAATCACTGGGCAACGAGCCCATGACTTGCAATACTGCTCGGACAATCAGTTCCTGTTAGATCATATCCGTGCTTTGGCTACGGCTGAAACACCACATATATTCGGCTACAACAATCAATTGCTAGATCCCCGATTGGTCCCATACCAACTCCAACCTATGTTACCCTATGAGCTTCATGCAATGGGATACGCTGCCTCATTGTGTCTACAAGAAGATCCTGACCTCAGACCACCCATGTCAAAG GTAGTTAAGATGCTAGAAGGAGGAAGTCCAGCAAGTTGCAGGGACTCAGTTGGTTGTCGAAGCGGGCATCTGCAGGGATTCAATACAAATGCGTGA